The genomic DNA ACAATGGTCTGTACAAGTTCGAGGATCTGCTGGACGGCACCTACCCGATTGCGCTTCAGGTGGGAGCAGTCGGTGGTGTGAATTCCGTAACGGATGCAGACACGACGGGTGTTTGGATGGCTGTCGATGAGATCGTCTGCAACTCCGGGATGGACGACCACGAGGCCGGCACAACGTGGGAATACGGTGATGGTGGATGGGCTTCGGTTGACGCCTGCAACTCCAACGCCTATATGGCTACCCGGACGCTCGCGAATACAGCCCAGGCGGGGGGCGAGGCGGAAGCCAACTTCCGCATGCAGCGCATGAACACCCAGATCCACGGTGTCGTGGCCAACGATCGGACTCCTAAGCAAACGGATGATTTCGGTACGCCGCTGTCACAGGTGTTCGAAGGCTTGACCGTCAACCTCTACACCAGGGCCGATTCCGCGGCGGTTCCGGTGTCGGTGACCCAGACCGTCACTGATGCGGACGGCAGGTACTCCTTCGAGGGCCTGCCTGAAAGCGGTAACTATTGGGTGGGAGCCAACGCCGGCGGATACGATATCGTGCCGAGGTTCGCGCACGTGCCTACCGACGCTACGGCCGACGGCCACATGAACGGTGATCCGACATCCACGGACCTGCCGGCCTGGGACTACGCTACTAGTCAGATCGGTGGAGCTAACCTCGCGGACGGCGACTTGGCATTCCTTTCCAACGGTAACAGTTTGAGGGTGAGGACAGCTGAAAACGACACCAGCTTCATCTATGGTGCGGAAGTCCGACTGGTCAAGTGCACGATGTCCAACAGCAATCTCACTGCCGACCAGGCGACGGGTATCATTACGGGTGACAATCCCTGCACCGAATATGAGATGATGGGTACGCCCGCTGAGACCAGGGTCTGGATCCCTGTTGTTTCGGCAGACCAACGCACGAGCACCTTCTCCAATCTGACAGAGGGCGTTTACCAGGTCCGCACCTATCACCGAAACCACAGTTTCGACAATATTCAGATTATGATCAAGGGTCGCAACGCGCAGACGGTTTCGGTGATCCAGACTGAGAGTTAGGGGAGGTAGCGGTATAGCCTGAACCTTTCAACTCTCCTCAAAGAGGGGACGGTGAACGGAGGCCCTCGCCGGTATTGGCTAAAGGTGGGTGTGCTCGGCTGTCCGGCGGAGGGTTCGGGCGGGAGGGTCGTCTTGCCCACCACATTCCGCGAGGAGGTTGTCGTACTCGCTCCTGGTCCTTTCGGCGATCTTTTTTCATCGCCTTGATCACTTCGACCGAAACTTGGCGGAGCGTCCCGAAATCGATCGGGACGGCCACCCCGTCTCTCGCCCGAGGCAGACGTATCGGGCGCCGATGGAACAAGAGGTTGCCAACGTGCGGGTCCACGGGACGCTCGGGGAACGCATCGGCGACCGCTTCGTGCGAGAACGGCCGCTGTTCGGCCCCTTGGCCCCGCATCCATACCGGCCGGTCGTGCCGAAGAGGCCTGGGCTTTCGGAGGCGCCGGCCCCGTCGCGGACCGCCTGCGCGGCCCCGAGGGTCGAAGTCGAGCATCGCCCACTGGGGAACTACGCACTTGTCGCGGAGAGGTCACCGTGAAAAGGCCCCGTCGCGAAGGCGGCGCATCGTCGCCCAGCTGGCCGACCTGAAGATGCCGGGTGCGCTGGAGAGCCTCGACGAAGCGCTGGCCGGGGTGGACGGCGGCGAGTTCATGGCGGCCGCTCTCCTCGACCGGCTGCTCCACCGGTGCCATATCCGTCAACATCCGGGGCAACAGCTTCCGGATGCGGAGGCGCATGGAGCTGTCGAAGACCATCCACCCGACGGCGTCCGGGGCGGCGGACGCCGAGAGAGCCCGGGAGAGGGGCGAGTCGTGAACCGTCACCACCCGCAACCGGCCCCCGCTTCGGTCGCTACGCTCCCTCCGCAGGGGCCGGTCCGGAATGTGCCATTTTCGATGCCCATTTGACAGGGTGACCTGGTAGCGGTCGAGAAGCTGAAACGAACGACTTCTCCACAAGGAGATCCGGATCAAATTGGGGTTACGGCCGGCCGACGAGCGGATCGAGCGCGTGGAGATCGGCGGGAGATCTTGGTCGCGCTGGAGACCGGGATCGAGTCGGTTCGAACGAGTGCGACGGGACCGGCGGTGGCCGGTTCGTAACTCCGCCCTTGCGCTCTCCCGCTCTTCGCGTAATGTTTCGTGGGGACAGACGTACAGGACCCGTATCACCGTCAAGAGAGGTTGGATGCAGCCGATGCCGCGGAGGGTTGCCCCGGTTTCCCGGACATGCCGCCCTTGCGTTATTCGGCTCGTCTCTCCAAATTTGATCGATGCGAACCTCGCGGGGCGCGGCCTACCCCGGCCCGCCGCCGCACCGTGGCGTCGCGGATCCCCCGTGCGCCATCACTTCCCACCAGGAGGTAGTATGCAGAATTGGGGTAAGAACCTTGCGCCGCTCGCTACGAGTTTGGCGCTGCTCGCAGCGACGGCGGCGGGCGTCCAGGCCCAGACCGGAACGGTTACCGGAACGGTCATGGACGCGGTCAGCGAACAGACCCTCGAATCGGTCCACCTCTCGATTCCGGCCCTCCAGGACGACGGCTGGCTTTCGAACAACGACGGTCGGTTCGTCCTCGTCAACATCCCGGCGGGCACGCATGAGTTGCATGTGCGGCTCATCGGCTACCGGGATCACACTCAGGAGATCACCGTCATCGCCGGTGAGACGAACAACGTCGAGGTGCGGTTGGAGGAGGGAGTCCTGACTCTCCAGGAGATCATCGCCACAGGAGTGGCGGGCGAGACCCCCCGCATCAAGCTCTCGTTCACCGTCGAGAAGGTGGACTTCGAGGAAGCTCCGGTGCCGGCTCCGTCGGCGGACGGACTTCTTCAGGGCCGCGTGGCCGGAGTCAAGGTGCAGAGTTCGTCCGGCAGGCCCGGAGAGCAGTCATCCACCTTGTTACGTGCGCCCACCGGCCTCGCCACGACCAACGCTCCGCTCATGATCATCGACGGCGTGGTCTCGGACAACACCATGGCCGACATCGACGCTCTCGACGTCGAGTCGATCGAGCTCGTCAAGGGTGCGGCGGCGGCCTCGCTCTACGGATCGCGCGCCGCCAATGGCGTCATCGAAATCAGGACCCGCAGAGGCGCCGGTCTGACCATCGACCAGGCCCGGGTCTCGGTTCGCAACGAGTACGGCCAGAACCAGCTCGAGGGCAGCATCGAACTGACCTCGTACCATCCGTACAAGGTCGACGGGAACGGCTTGTTCGTCAACAACGACGGCACTCCCGTCGACTTCTTCGACCTCACCACCGGCAACCCGGTTCTCGACAACGAGTTCAATCCCGGCGAGGCAGGTACGCCGTTCACCTCGTTCCAGGACAACCCTTACCCGGGGACGCTTTACGACCAGGTGGATCGCTTCTTCGATCCCGGTAACACTTATACCCAGTATGTCGCCGCTGAGGGACGAACCGGCTCGACCAACTATCGGGTGTCCTTTTCCAACTCGCGTGACGGCGGCATCCTGCCGGGCAACGAGCTCTTCTACGGAAACGACGGCTTCGGACGTCGCACCTTCCGGGTCAACCTCGACTCTCAGCTCAGGGACAACCTGGACCTCTCGATCAGCACCTACTATGCGAGGTCGATTCAAGACGACGCCGAAGGCTCGTTCTTCAACCTCACCTTCATGGGGCCGAACGTGGATCTGGCAGCGCGCAACGCCGAAGACATGGAGTGCCGCTACGCCGAGGAATTCGGCGGTTGCCTTTACCTGAACCCCGACCCGCGGGCCGGACAGAACAACCCGCTCTATCCGCTCGAGAACCTGGAGTACGACGAGCGCAGGCAGCGCTTCATGGCCTCGGCCAACGCGCGACTCTCACTGACGGACTGGTTCGAGCTCGAGGGAAGCCTCGCCATCGAACGCAACGACTTCCACGCTTTCGATCGGACTCCTCAGGGGTATGTGAATTCGCATTCCTACCCCACGGCTTCCGACTACAATCGGAGCGTCGGGTCCCTCTACCGCTACAACTCGAAGGACGACGACGTCAACGCCTATCTGACGGCGTCCTTCAACCGCGCCTTCGGTGACCTCACCACGCGCACGAAGCTCCGGTACGTCCTCGAGGACGGCCATTTCGAGCAGTTCAGCGCCACGGGGTCGAACTTCACCGTAGCGGGTATTCCACAGTTCAACAACACCGATCCCGAGCAGCGCAGCGCCGCCTCGTTTATCTCCGACATCGTCGCCGAAGGCTACTTCTTCATCACCAACCTCGACTTCCAGGGCAAGTACCTGGGAGACTTCCTGGTGCGCCGCGACGGCTCTTCGCTCTTCGGGCCCGATGCCCGCTGGGCGACCTACTACCGGGCGTCCGGTGGTTGGAGGATGGCTGAGGAGGAGTGGTGGCCGATCGAGCAGCTCGACGAATTCAAGCTACGCTATTCCATCGGATCCGCCGGTGGCAGGCCCCGCTTCGCCTGGCAGTACGAGACCTACAGCGTCAGTGCCGTCAACGGAGCTATCCAGCCCGTGCAGCTGGGCAACAAGGCCTTGAAGCCGCAGCTCTCGGTCGAGCAGGAGATCGGACTCGAGATGCTCGTCATGGGCAAGGCTTTCGTACAGCTCGTCTACGCCGACAACTCCATCACCGACCAGCTCTTGAACGTGCCCCTGCCGGGGTACGCGGGCTTCACCGGTCAGTACCAGAACGCCGGCGCCCTGGAGAGCACCACCTACGAGGCGTCGATCGACTTCCCGATCATCGACCGCCCGGACATGACCTGGACGACCGCGCTCAACTACGATCGCTCGCGTCAGACCATCACCGAGCTCAACCGTCCGCCGTGGCGGAGCGGCCCGCGGTACATCCGAGAGGGCGAGTCCATCGGCACTTTCTACGGTGATCGCTGGGCCACGAGCTGCGCCGATCTTCCCACGGGGACCGACTGCTCGCAGTTCGCGACCAACTCCGACGGTTATTTCGTATATGTCGGTACCGGAAACTCGGCCACCGACGGAATCGCGAAGCAGCTCTGGGGCACGGCGTCGGACGACATGCCCGCCTGCGGAGGCGAGGGGGCGACCACGAGCTACGGCTGGGGTCGTCCGATCAAGGGGCTCGACGCCGAGAACAACTGTTCGCCCTTCCTGCGCATGGGCTACGGTCTTCCCGAATACAACCTGAACTGGAACAACTCGTTCAGGTGGAACAACCTCACGTTAAACGTCCTCCTCGACGGGGAGTTCGGCACCGAGCGGTACAACGGAACCAGGCAGTGGGCGATGCGCGAGTGGCGCGGCGGCGAAGCGGACCAGTCCGGTCTGGCCGACGGCGACAAGAAGCCCGTCGGCTACTACTCCGACGTCTACAACGTCAACTCCGACAACTCGCACTACGTCGAGGACGCGACCTTCGTCAAGGTCCGCGAGCTCGGTCTGCGCTATTCGCTGGATAGCGACATGCTCAGCAACCTTGCGGGTCTGGGCCTGGAATCGGCCGCCGTCTCCCTCACCGGGCGCAACCTCTTCACGTTCACCAACTACCGAGGCTACGACCCCGAGGTGGGCGGGATTCTGAGCGGCGAGGACAACTACGAGTACCCGAACTTCAGGTCGCTGACGGCGGTCCTGGAAGTGGTCTTTTAGAGGAGGAACACACACATGAAGAACTACATCAAGACGCTCGCGCTGGCGCTCGGCCTCGGCATGGCGGCGGCGTGCGGCGACCTTGCGGTCGAGAACCTCAACGCTCCCGACCGCACCAAGGCCATCACCACTCCCAACGACGTGGAGGCTCTCATTTCCGGCGGATTCGCCAACTGGCACCGGGCGGGCAACTACAGCGTCGTCGCACTCACGATGACGTGCCTGGCCGACGGGATGACCTCCTCGTGGGGCAACTTCGGCTGGCGGCACGCCTGCTCGGAGCCCCGCGTTGCCTGGAACAACGAGCCCTCCTGGGGCTACGCCTACCTCACCGACAACACCTGGACCTACTCGTACCGTGCTCTCGCGGGAATGCGCGACGGGCTGGTCGCTATCGAAGGCGGAGTAACGCTCGACGAACAGCACCGCGCCCAGACCTATGCGGCGTTCACGCAAGGTCTCGTGCTGACCCGTCTGGCCAACACCTTCGATCAGGCGTTCATCATCACCGAGGAGACCGACCTCTCCGACCCGAACAACCTGCCGACCCTGGCTTCGTACATGGAGGTCCACCAGGCGGGAATGGCCAGGCTCGATCAGGCCATCTCCATGGCGGGTCAGGGAAGCTTCTCGATCCCCCAGGCCTGGGTGGGATTCGAGGGCGACTGGGACAACGCTCGCTTGATGGGTCTGGCGAACGGATACAAGGCGCGCAACATGATTTCGGTCGCGCGCGACGAGGCGTCCAGAACCGCCACCGACTGGAACGCGGTGCTGGCGGCGGTGGCAGCCGCTCACACCGACGATTACGACCCCTACTACGACGGCGACAACTGGGTTTGGAGCCGGCTCAAGCACCGCTCCGGAGGAGGCGGGTATCCGGGCTGGAACCGTCTCGACATGAACTTCGTCGGCGTGACGGATCAGTCCGGCAACTACCAAGCCTGGCTCAATACTCCGCTAGAGCAGAGGCAGGCGTTCCAGATCGACACGGACGACCGCCGCATCACCGACGGGACTCCGACCGGGGAGGGCCTGTACGCGCGTTACTGGGCGTCGATTCCATTCCGTCCCGAACGCGGCACCTACCACTTCTCCCACTACGGAGACAACCGGTGGAGGCCGCTCTGGGAGAACGACTGGATCGGCAACTACACCGAGTTCCCGGTCAAGGAGCTCGACTTCATCAAGGCCGAGGCCCTTTACCGGACCGGCGACATGCAGGGAGCGCTGGAAATCGTCAACAAGTACCGGACCATGAACGGGCAACTCCCGCCGGCCACTCTCGACGGCGTTTCCGGCCCCCGATGCACGCCGCGACGGCAGTATTCGACCGGTGGCGAGTGCGCGGACTTCTGGGAGGTGCTCAAGTACGAAAAGGCTATGGAGATCTACAACTACGGCGCGGGTACGGCATTCTACGACGACCGCGGCTGGGGCGATCTCATCACGGGCAGCCCCATTCACTTCCCGGTACCCGGTAGCGAGCTCGACCTCCTGCTTCTCGACATATATACCTTCGGCGGAGGAGGACCGGGCTCCGCGCCCAGGATCTTCAACAATTCGACGGACGATGCCACCATCCGTTGGAAGAGGGAGGCGCTCGAGGCCTTCGACCAGGCCATGGCCGAGGAGCGACTGCACCCCGGCGCCATCCGCTAGCGAGGATCGGTACACCGGCATGAAGCCTTTCCAGGCTTCGTGATCGGAGGGGCCGTCGCGTCGAAAGGGCGCGGCGGCCCCGAATCGTATCGGGCAGTCTGCGGACGAAGCCTCCCGCAACCTTCGAGCGACTGACAGGGGCTGCGCAGCTCGAACAACTGATTTCATATCGGCAAGCTGCGAGGTCGCGGCGAACTGGCTCGAGGATCCCGGGGGACTAGCCCGCCTCGTCGATCACCAGCCTGCGCGGCGTCCGGGCGAACCGAAGCCGCATGCGGACCAGCAGGAGCAGCGCCACCACGGCTATCCCGACCGCGAGGCCCCACCAGATGCCCTCCGGACCGTGACCCCAGGTGAAGCCGAGCAGCCAGGAGACCGGGAGTCCGATAGCCCAGAAGGCCACAAGCGAGATCAGCATCGGGACCCGCGTGTCGGCTATCCCGCGCAAGGCTCCGGCAGCGACCACCTGAATCCCGTCGAATACCTGGAAGACTCCGGCGATGGGAATGAGCAGCGCGGTGATCGCCACGACCTCGGGGTCATTGGTGAAAATCTCGGAGACGGTCCGGGGGAAGACGATGAACAGCGCGGCCGTCAAGGTCATGAACCCGGCTCCGGCCAGAAGTCCGGCCCCTGCGGCGCGGCGCGTTCCCCGCGGATTCCGGGCGCCCACGGCCCTGCCCACCAGCACGACGGTAGCCTGCGCGATGCCCACAGGGACCATGAAGGTCTGAGCGGCGAGCATGAGCGCCACCTGATGCGCGGAGACGGTGACCGCTCCCAGACTGCCCATCATGAAGAGGGCGGCTGCGAAGACGCCGAACTCGAGCCCCTGGTGGACTCCGATGGGTGCACCGACCTCGACGATCCGACGTAGGGGCTTCAATCTCGAGACCTCCGGACGATATGCGGCGAGGAAGGGCCGAAGCTGTTTCCAGGCCAGAACCGTCAGGGTGACGAGCATGAACCAGCGCGATATGCTGGTTCCCCACGACGATCCGACGGCGCCGAGCGCGGGTGAGCCCAGGTTGCCGAACACGAGTATCCAGTTGAGGAAGACGTTCACGGCGTTGCCGAGGACGATGGTGATCACCACCGGGCGCACCAGGCCCATTCCCTGAAGGGACTGCCGCAAGACGATGAAGCCGTAGAATGCAAACATCCCCGGGATGAGCGCGCGGGCGTAGGCGCCGGCCAGGGGCACCACTTCAGGATCCTGACGAAGCAGGGGAATGCCGAGCAGGGCGTCGGCGGGGAAGAGCGCCAGCGAAGCCAGTATCGCAAGGGCGAGCGCGAGCACGATTCCTCTCTGGATGGCCCTGGCGATGCCCTCAGGGTCCCGGGCCCCGACAGCCTGGGATACGATGGGGTCGAGCGCGAAGAGCAACCCCATCCCAAAGACGGCGATGGTGAAAAAGTAGCCGTTCCCGAGCGCCACCGCGCCCAGATCGACCGCCGACACCCGCCCCACCATGGCGGTATCGACCAAACCCATCGCCATTATCCCGACCTGAATGAAAGCCACGGGCAGAGCGAGCCCGAGGAGCTCCTTCATTACCTCCCGAGTCGGGAAAAACGTGACGAGACTCATCGGCACCCGAACCCCCGCCGAACCCAGGAGTGCCGACGGCGCCGAGGCCGCCGGTAGGAGCGTTCGGTCCGCACTTCGGTCCCTAACCGGAAAGGAGACGCGGCGAGACCAGGGCTGTCCGACCCGGCCGGCGTCTTGCACCCGCCTCCTCGCACCGGCCGCTCACACCTTGACGATTCGGGGCGCTTGAAAGAGTTTTGGCCTTCCGCACCGGGTACGCACCCCGCGCAACAGGTGCGCACTTCAGCATCATTCCATGTTCAAGACACTGATCGGCCGTTCCATCTTCCTGGCCTTCGTGACCGGCCTGGCCGCGTGGACCCTATACGACAACGGCCTCAAGCTGGGCCTCGACCTCCAGGGCGGCATGCATATCGCGTTGGAGGTGGACGACCCCGAAGGCAACATGTCCGCGGAAGACAAGGCGGACGCCATCGACCAGGTGGACCGGGTGCTGCGCACGCGGATCGACGAATTCGGGGTGGAGGAGCCGCTGATCCAGCAGGTCGGTCCCGAGCGCCTCATCGTCGAGCTCGCCGGCATCGACGACGAGGACCGCGCCAAGTCCATCGTTCAGCGCAACGCCTACCTCGAGTTCAAGCTCGTACAGCCCGTGACCGAGATCGCTTCCGCCTTTCCGCGCATCGACCGCGCCATCGTGGCCGAACTCGGTGTGGACTCGATCCGAGCCTTGGGTCGAGGCGTGACCACGGTCGAGGAGACCACGTCCAGCCTGGAGGATCTTCTGACCACTGCACCCGCCGAGCCCGACTCGGGCGCCGGAGCGACCGAGGAAGATCAGGAGGGAGCGGAAGCCGACGACGAGGGTGACGAGGACGAGGGAACCGCGCCGCTCAACCCGTTCCAGGTTCTTCTTAACCAGGGTGACACGGAAGGCGCCTTCCTCGTCGCCGAAGCCGACGTGGCGACGGTCGACGCCTACCTCGCCATCGACGACGTGCGCCGAGCCGTTCCCCGCAACCTCGCGCTCCACTGGGGCGACGAGCCGGTGGTGCTGGCCGCTCAGACCTATCGCAGGCTCTACGTCCTCGACGAAGACCCGTTCCTCACCGGCGAAGGCCTCGAAAGCGCGGTGGCCGGGCGCGACCCCCAGACCAACCAGCCCGAGGTCCAGTTCAAACTGACCCGTGCCGGAGGGCGTTCCTTCGGCGCCGCCACGGGGGCCAACGTCGGCAGACTCCTGGCCGTGGTGCTCGACGACGAGGTCATGAGCGCGCCGATCATCCAAGACCGGATCAGCCGGAACGGGCGAATCGAGATGGGCGGCGGCGGGATGGCGGAGGCCGCGGACCTCGCCCTGGTGCTGCGCGCAGGTGCGCTTCCGGCCCGGATCAACATCGTGGAGGAGCGCACCGTCGGTCCCTCGCTGGGCCAGGACTCGGTGGATCAGGGGCGCGTCGCGGGCATCGTAGGCATCGCCTTCGTGATCGTCATCATGCTGGCCTACTACCGGGTGGCGGGGGCGCTGGCGATACTGGCGCTCGGCATCTACGTCCTACTTGTGCTAGGCGGACTCGCCGGATTCGAGGCCACCCTGACACTGCCGGGCATCGCCGGCCTCATCCTCTCCATCGGCATGGCGGTAGACGCCAACGTACTCATCTTCGAACGAATTCGCGAGGAGCTGGGGTCGGGCAGACCCGTTCACAAAGCGGTAGGCGAGGGATTCCGACAGGCCCTCTCCGCGATCGTCGACGCCAACATCACCACCCTGATCACCGCGCTCATTCTCTATCAGTTCGGTACAGGTCCGGTGCGAGGGTTCGCAGTCACGCTCTCGATCGGCATCATCGCCTCCTTCTTCTCGGCAATCTTCGTGAGCCGCACCTTCTTCATAGCCTACCTGAAGTATCGCAGGGCCGGCTCCTCGCTCGCGATCTGACACCATGAGAATATTCTCCAACGCCAGCTTCCGCTTCATCGAAGGGCGGCGCATCGCCTACGTCGTCTCCGGCGTCATTCTCACCGCCGGCATCACGGCCATGGTGGTGAACGCATTTTCCATCGGGAGTTGGCAGAACTACGGCGTCGACTTCACCGGCGGATCGCTGGTCCAGGTGGCTTTCGACGAGGCCGGCGAAGGCAGGGACGCGGGCGGCCTTAGGGCCGCGCTCGGCGGAGCCGGCGCACCGGACATCACCCGCTTCGGAAGCGAGCTCGAGTTCGTGATTCGCACCCCGGTGCCCGAAGGCGCTTCCATCGCCGATGTCGCGAACGAACTGGAGGCGGAGCTCGCGGCCACCTACGGGGAAGGCGCGCCCGAGGTGGTGCGAACGGAGGCGGTCACCGCCAAGGTGGGCAGCGAACTTCAGACCAAGGCCCTCTCCGCCATCCTCTTCTCCTTCCTCCTCACGCTCGTCTATCTCGCCTTTCGTTTCGAGGTGCGCTTCGGACTCGCCGCAGTCATCGCCACCGCGCACGACATCCTTATCACCCTCGGCTTCCTGGCCATCTTCCGGGTCGAGATCGCTCTGGCGACCGTGGCCGCGATCCTAACCATCGTCGGCTACTCGCTCAACGACACCATCGTCGTCTTCGACCGCGTCCGCGAAAATCTGAACAAGAAGGGGGGTGCGCGGCGCGATCCCGTCGAGCTGGTGAACGCCTCCATAAACGAGACCCTTCCAAGAACGGTGCTCACCTCGGGAACGACGCTGGTGGTGCTCCTCTCTCTCCTCCTTCTCGGCGGCAGCGTGATCCGCGACTTCACCCTCGTGCTCATTCTGGGTGTGATCGTAGGAACCTACTCTTCCATATTCGTCGCCTCTCCGGCTCTCATCGAGATCCGCAGACGTTTCGGGGCGGGCAGGACCGCAGGCGCGAATCCCCGAATCGAGCCGAGGACGGCGAGGGCGAGAGCGTAGCGCCGTGACCGACCGGCTGCCGGAGCTCTTCGACAGCCACTGTCACCTCACGGCTCCGGCATTCGCCCACGATCTCGAACACGTTCTGGAGCGGGCCCAGGCCGCAGGCGTCGGCCGCTGGGTGACGATCGGTTCGGATGTGGAGGACTCTCGGGCGGCGCTCGCCCTTGCGAGAAGGGCGGGCGGCTGGGCGACCGCCGGCTGCCATCCGCACGAGGCTGATAACTCCGACGCCTCCACCGTCGGCCGGATAAGGAAGTTGGCGACCGAGCCCGAGGTCGTGGCCGTCGGCGAGACCGGTCTCGACTATCATTACGGCCGTTCGTCCGGGAAAACGCAGCGCGAGCTCTTCACCAGGCATCTCGCGCTCGGCGCCGAACTCGGCCTTCCCGTCGTGGTACACGCGCGCGACGCGGACGCCGACGTCGCGGACGCCATTTCGAAGGCGCCGGTCCGGACGCTCGGCGTGCTGCACTGCTTCACCGGGGGAGCGCGCGCCTTCGAAGCGGCCATGGCGCGCGACTGGTATCTCTCGCTCTCGGGGATCGCCTCCTTCAAGAACTTCGCCGCCGCGGACCTGGTGCGAAAGGTCTCCCACGACCGTCTCCTGATCGAGACCGATTCGCCCTACCTGAGCCCGGTGCCGTTCAGGGGAAGGCGAAACGAGCCCGCGCATCTGCTCCATGTGGCCGAGGCGGTCGGCCGGCTGCTCGGGATGACGGTCGTCGAGGTCGCGCGCATGACGACCGGGAACGCTCTTCGTTTCTACGGTTTGAACGGCGATGCGGCCGGCGGAGGGATGGGGCCGTATGGCGGCTAGCGTCCGCCCGGGTGCGGTCCGGGTGCTCCCAGACTCGGTGGCGAACCAGATCGCCGCCGGAGAGGTGGTGGAAAGGCCGGCCTCGGTGGTTAAGGAACTGGTGGAAAACGCACTCGACGCCGGAGCCTCCAGGATCGATATCGATATCGAGGCGGGCGGTCGACGCCTGATCCGGGTCGCCGACGACGGATGCGGCATGGTGCGTAGAGACGCCATCCTGGCGCTGGAGCGCCACGCCACCAGCAAGATCGAACACGCCTCCGACCTGGCAGGGGTGGCCACGCTCGGCTTTCGGGGCGAGGCGCTGCCCTCGGTGGTCGCGGTCTCCCGGACGGTCATCGACACCCGAGCCGAGGACGAAGCTGTCGGCACCCGGGTCAAGGCGTCCGGCGGCGTGATAGCTTCGGTGGCGGACCACGCGCGCACCTGCGGCACCACGGTCGAGGTCCGTTCTCTCTTCTTCAACGCGCCTGCGCGGGCGAAGTTCATGAAGTCCGCAGCCGCCGAGGCGCGGGTGACGGCGGAGGTCGTGACCGGGCTGGCCGTGGCCAATCCCCCGATCGGCTTCGCGTTGCGCTCGGGCCGACGAGCGCTGCTCGACCTTGCTCCCGCCGAAAGCGCGCTCGAACGTGTGAAGGACCTCTGGGGCGAGAAGGCCGAGACCCTGATCGAGCTGGCGGCGGAGGCTGACGGCTACACCCTGCGCGGACTTGCGCAGCGCCCCGACGCCGCGCGTCCCGGCGGCAGACGCGCTTACCTGGTTGTGGGGGCGCGCCCGGTGCGCGAGCCCCGCCTGCTGCGCGCCGCCGAACGCGGATATCTCACGACCATCCCTGAAGGAGCCGTCCCCTGGGTCTTCCTCTACTTGGAGGCTCCTGCGGGATACGTGGATGTGAACGTGCATCCCGCGAAGGCCGAGGTTCGCTTCCGGGAGCTCCGACGAGTGGAGGAGCTTGTGGAGAGCGCGGTGCGCGATGCGATGAGGGGCGTGGCGAGCGGGGCCAGCTTCGCGGACGGCCGCACCGACGCCTACACCCCGGACGGCCGCCCGCGGACCGATCCGGGCGGCGTCGCCGAGGG from Gemmatimonadota bacterium includes the following:
- the mutL gene encoding DNA mismatch repair endonuclease MutL, whose protein sequence is MAASVRPGAVRVLPDSVANQIAAGEVVERPASVVKELVENALDAGASRIDIDIEAGGRRLIRVADDGCGMVRRDAILALERHATSKIEHASDLAGVATLGFRGEALPSVVAVSRTVIDTRAEDEAVGTRVKASGGVIASVADHARTCGTTVEVRSLFFNAPARAKFMKSAAAEARVTAEVVTGLAVANPPIGFALRSGRRALLDLAPAESALERVKDLWGEKAETLIELAAEADGYTLRGLAQRPDAARPGGRRAYLVVGARPVREPRLLRAAERGYLTTIPEGAVPWVFLYLEAPAGYVDVNVHPAKAEVRFRELRRVEELVESAVRDAMRGVASGASFADGRTDAYTPDGRPRTDPGGVAEGGGRGYRGGFAEGGHGRHPDPGTGDQAAAGERRRTDADLFGPGRPTHLTGSHPPEAGRSPSPRMWQALNTYILAEVTEGLLVVDQHSAHERVLFHRLMARFRRGGAESQRLLFPVTARLSRAEFAQVLELSSVLAAAGFETDVFGVDTVILRGAPNPHPYFDAERAFLEMVGELAAGSELVRSARNQYEKIAMTFACKGAIKAGQPLAEAEMRELFDQLFATDLPYHDVHGRPTIVRLQASEIARRFGR
- the secF gene encoding protein translocase subunit SecF, with product MRIFSNASFRFIEGRRIAYVVSGVILTAGITAMVVNAFSIGSWQNYGVDFTGGSLVQVAFDEAGEGRDAGGLRAALGGAGAPDITRFGSELEFVIRTPVPEGASIADVANELEAELAATYGEGAPEVVRTEAVTAKVGSELQTKALSAILFSFLLTLVYLAFRFEVRFGLAAVIATAHDILITLGFLAIFRVEIALATVAAILTIVGYSLNDTIVVFDRVRENLNKKGGARRDPVELVNASINETLPRTVLTSGTTLVVLLSLLLLGGSVIRDFTLVLILGVIVGTYSSIFVASPALIEIRRRFGAGRTAGANPRIEPRTARARA
- a CDS encoding TatD family hydrolase, whose product is MTDRLPELFDSHCHLTAPAFAHDLEHVLERAQAAGVGRWVTIGSDVEDSRAALALARRAGGWATAGCHPHEADNSDASTVGRIRKLATEPEVVAVGETGLDYHYGRSSGKTQRELFTRHLALGAELGLPVVVHARDADADVADAISKAPVRTLGVLHCFTGGARAFEAAMARDWYLSLSGIASFKNFAAADLVRKVSHDRLLIETDSPYLSPVPFRGRRNEPAHLLHVAEAVGRLLGMTVVEVARMTTGNALRFYGLNGDAAGGGMGPYGG